Proteins found in one Paenibacillus borealis genomic segment:
- a CDS encoding ComEA family DNA-binding protein — MSKRMIGCAIAAALLGGGLVWAADHRAEDGIAGWETLNAGMAQALGVSAGSAATAGESGEDGGAGTVGAAFVGGNGAGSGKALAAAGGEGGGASGKDTAGGSTVPAGEAGTVAGGDDGNANSKAGAAVGGGIAGAAGNEGGVKGGTAGAGGSGAVSGGEVTGGAVIGSGGSGGTAGAAGSTGAAGAAAPAVAADGRVNVNLADTAALMDLPGIGEKKAQAIIDYRSTKGAFRSLTDLGKVKGIGPKLLEQLKPLVVF, encoded by the coding sequence ATGAGCAAAAGAATGATCGGCTGCGCAATTGCCGCTGCCTTGCTGGGCGGCGGTCTAGTCTGGGCTGCAGACCACAGGGCGGAGGATGGTATCGCCGGTTGGGAGACCCTGAACGCCGGAATGGCGCAGGCGCTGGGCGTGTCGGCTGGCAGTGCGGCAACGGCAGGGGAGAGTGGTGAAGATGGTGGCGCTGGTACTGTAGGGGCAGCTTTTGTTGGTGGCAATGGTGCTGGGAGTGGCAAAGCCCTGGCAGCAGCTGGCGGTGAGGGCGGGGGTGCAAGCGGGAAGGACACAGCGGGCGGAAGTACTGTGCCAGCGGGGGAAGCCGGGACAGTGGCAGGTGGAGATGACGGGAATGCGAACAGTAAGGCCGGGGCAGCCGTTGGTGGCGGGATCGCAGGAGCAGCCGGAAACGAGGGCGGTGTAAAAGGAGGGACAGCTGGGGCAGGAGGAAGTGGCGCTGTAAGCGGTGGTGAAGTAACTGGCGGTGCAGTGATTGGATCGGGTGGAAGCGGCGGGACAGCTGGAGCCGCAGGAAGCACTGGAGCCGCAGGTGCCGCAGCTCCAGCAGTGGCTGCTGATGGCAGGGTCAACGTGAACTTGGCCGATACAGCAGCCCTGATGGACCTGCCGGGTATAGGGGAGAAGAAGGCGCAAGCGATTATCGACTACCGCAGCACCAAAGGGGCGTTCCGCAGCTTAACCGATCTGGGCAAGGTGAAGGGGATCGGGCCGAAGCTGCTGGAACAGCTGAAGCCGCTGGTGGTATTTTGA
- a CDS encoding deoxycytidylate deaminase translates to MTVAYRKNWDTYFMDIACMVSTRSRCPRRHVGAVLVQGKKLLGTAYNGAPMGVPDCSEAGCMVSEQYEREIIDGVETMVKKQRCIRTIHAEQNLLLFTDRSDREGSTVYVTDEPCWTCANMLANSGIVEIVYLRPYRKDMEKVEAMLSSKGIVFRQLENYEPPKETMISVSE, encoded by the coding sequence ATGACTGTGGCTTACCGCAAGAACTGGGATACATACTTTATGGATATTGCCTGCATGGTCTCCACCCGTTCGCGCTGCCCCCGCCGTCATGTCGGCGCTGTGCTGGTACAGGGCAAGAAGCTGCTGGGTACGGCCTATAACGGCGCACCGATGGGTGTTCCGGACTGCTCGGAAGCGGGCTGTATGGTCTCCGAGCAGTATGAGCGTGAGATCATTGATGGTGTAGAGACAATGGTGAAGAAGCAGCGCTGTATCCGGACGATCCATGCCGAGCAGAATCTGCTGCTGTTCACAGACCGGAGTGACCGTGAAGGCAGTACCGTCTATGTCACGGATGAACCGTGCTGGACCTGTGCCAATATGCTGGCTAACAGCGGAATTGTGGAAATCGTCTATCTGCGTCCCTACCGCAAGGATATGGAGAAGGTTGAGGCTATGCTCTCCTCCAAAGGAATTGTGTTCCGCCAATTGGAGAACTATGAGCCGCCGAAGGAAACGATGATTTCGGTATCGGAATAA
- the comER gene encoding late competence protein ComER translates to MKVGFIGTGSMGGLLIDTFLRSGALDPCDVLASNRSPGKLMELKKLHPGITVCSGNIEAASESDIVFLCVKPLQFKMLSDEIAPYLRSEQIVVSITSPVQLYHLESVLPSKIAKIIPSITHSVRSGTSLCIFGSRLNKKDRLVLLRLFSCIGVPAEIPESHTRIASDFSSCGPAFLSYFLERWIEAAVEATGIDEALVSRLAGEMLLGTGKLLTEGSFTPQGLQERVAVRGGITAEALNHLRTSLEGVFERLITTTHDKYDEDVEKLDELFGRSSIVQSPLDR, encoded by the coding sequence ATGAAAGTGGGATTTATCGGAACAGGCAGCATGGGCGGTCTGCTCATCGACACCTTTCTTCGTTCGGGAGCCCTTGATCCGTGTGATGTGCTGGCCAGCAACCGCAGCCCGGGTAAGCTGATGGAGCTGAAGAAGCTTCATCCCGGAATCACTGTATGTTCGGGCAACATAGAAGCCGCGTCAGAGAGCGATATTGTGTTTCTGTGTGTCAAACCTTTGCAGTTCAAAATGTTAAGCGATGAGATTGCCCCTTACCTGCGCAGCGAGCAGATTGTCGTCTCCATTACAAGTCCTGTCCAGCTCTACCATCTGGAATCCGTTCTGCCCTCCAAAATTGCCAAGATTATTCCCAGCATCACCCATTCCGTCAGAAGCGGGACTTCTCTGTGCATCTTCGGAAGCAGATTAAATAAAAAAGACAGGCTGGTCCTGCTCCGGCTATTCTCATGTATTGGTGTTCCTGCGGAAATCCCGGAGAGCCATACGCGGATTGCCTCAGATTTCTCCAGCTGCGGCCCGGCGTTCCTCAGCTATTTCCTTGAACGGTGGATCGAGGCGGCTGTAGAAGCAACCGGCATTGATGAAGCCCTGGTCAGCCGTCTGGCCGGTGAAATGCTGCTTGGTACAGGCAAGCTGCTGACAGAAGGCTCTTTCACCCCGCAGGGGCTGCAGGAACGGGTTGCCGTCCGCGGAGGCATTACAGCGGAAGCGCTGAACCACCTGCGCACGAGTCTGGAAGGGGTATTCGAGCGCCTGATTACCACGACGCATGACAAATACGATGAGGATGTGGAAAAGCTCGACGAGCTGTTCGGGCGCAGCAGCATCGTCCAGAGCCCCCTTGACCGCTAG
- a CDS encoding ComEC/Rec2 family competence protein: MNRRPLLSFTICWIAGSAAGCMFSGRSLLFYLAGWLLLPAIWAVSGGIRWRTAAVFGLAFAAAALYWEWSEARNVSQLPELLRQPASGLHEAYITADGVIVSPVQRDGDRVDFTLKLSRIGLDQQGGQTAETEADVETEAKADTKEKSAAVVMSGAGAGAEAEVKGELIAVQIKLQEESEIAVAALWERGDRVALGGELVLPQAARNFGGFDYQAYLLTKKIHWLLKGAGTASVTVKPQASWELSRILRWNDKARSTLGAEMERLFREPHAGYMKGLVIGIQEDLDPETFKQFSQLGLTHILAISGMHVAVYVGVILFLLRRCRFTRETALAVTLLLVPVYVLLSGAGPSVVRAGLMSMIALLAARLGVLKDGMNILAAAALMMLVWNPYLLLSVSFQLSFLVTAGLMVYTPLAAPLFRRWPNWLGSALSVTFIAQLVSFPLTIYYFNQFSLLSFAANLLLVPFITFLVLPLGTLALLLGRFWNAAAHLTVQLAELLNNATFAAVEWVNGFTAGVLIWASPSLLWICLYYGLLYGLLYALKRRTEFMPVPRFMDDETRPLAELERTGNSRGKAGNSPENPAAAAAGRRTALGFQAFPQPGATRWNGLAAMLCAAGIALLLYKGYYAEDLNGEGAISYLDVGQGDSILITTPGGAHILVDGGGTVSFGNREAWRIRRSPFEVGAKTLLPLLKQRGIHRLDAVILTHGDQDHAGGLQAVLEGMPVSALLFNGTLADTAPYTKLMTTALAADVRLYPVQQGMVLAADEATQLHFLWPEPNADGQPLPDEVEDQNHESVVFRLEMNGRSFLFTGDMDQAAEEAILQSAQQAGMQAGKPIDILKVAHHGSKTATSADWLSFWNPGAAVISAGVNNLYGHPNGDVLERLHNSGTAVYRTDQQGETQLRVLAEEIKVRYKLNQRPAE; encoded by the coding sequence ATGAACAGAAGGCCGCTCTTAAGCTTCACGATATGCTGGATTGCAGGAAGTGCGGCAGGCTGTATGTTCTCCGGCCGCAGCTTGCTGTTCTACCTCGCAGGGTGGCTGCTGCTGCCTGCAATCTGGGCTGTCAGCGGAGGTATCCGCTGGAGAACGGCTGCTGTGTTCGGACTGGCATTTGCTGCGGCGGCGTTGTACTGGGAATGGAGTGAGGCGCGTAATGTAAGTCAGCTGCCGGAGCTGCTCAGACAACCGGCAAGCGGACTTCACGAGGCGTATATAACAGCCGATGGCGTTATTGTGTCCCCGGTGCAGCGGGACGGGGACAGGGTTGATTTTACGTTGAAGCTGTCACGGATCGGACTGGATCAGCAAGGCGGGCAGACGGCCGAAACAGAGGCGGATGTAGAAACGGAAGCCAAAGCAGATACAAAAGAAAAATCAGCGGCTGTGGTAATGTCGGGGGCAGGAGCAGGAGCAGAAGCGGAAGTCAAAGGGGAACTTATCGCCGTACAGATCAAGCTCCAGGAGGAGAGTGAAATTGCTGTAGCTGCCCTATGGGAACGGGGAGACCGGGTGGCTTTGGGGGGAGAACTGGTGCTTCCGCAGGCAGCGCGTAACTTCGGCGGATTCGACTACCAGGCCTATCTGCTCACGAAAAAGATACACTGGCTGCTGAAAGGGGCGGGAACTGCCAGTGTAACGGTTAAACCTCAGGCATCGTGGGAGCTCTCCCGTATCCTGCGCTGGAATGATAAGGCACGCAGTACGCTCGGCGCAGAGATGGAGCGCCTATTCCGGGAGCCTCATGCCGGATATATGAAGGGCCTGGTCATCGGCATCCAGGAGGACCTGGATCCGGAGACCTTCAAGCAGTTCTCACAGCTGGGGCTGACTCATATTCTGGCGATCTCGGGAATGCATGTTGCGGTTTATGTCGGGGTGATCCTGTTTCTTCTGCGCCGCTGCCGCTTTACCAGAGAAACCGCACTGGCGGTTACCTTGCTGCTCGTTCCGGTCTATGTGCTGCTGTCCGGTGCCGGACCGTCAGTGGTCCGCGCCGGGCTAATGAGCATGATTGCTCTGCTTGCCGCAAGGCTCGGCGTGCTCAAGGACGGAATGAATATTCTCGCCGCAGCGGCGCTGATGATGCTGGTATGGAACCCGTATCTGCTGCTCAGTGTCAGCTTTCAGCTGTCTTTTCTGGTGACAGCAGGGCTCATGGTGTATACACCGCTGGCCGCGCCATTGTTCAGACGCTGGCCTAACTGGCTGGGCAGTGCCCTCTCGGTAACCTTCATTGCACAATTGGTCTCCTTCCCGCTGACGATTTATTACTTTAACCAGTTTTCGCTGCTGTCCTTTGCTGCCAATCTGCTGCTGGTTCCCTTCATTACATTCCTGGTGCTGCCGCTAGGTACGCTTGCGCTGCTGCTCGGACGGTTCTGGAATGCGGCCGCGCACTTAACTGTGCAGCTTGCAGAGCTGTTGAATAACGCAACGTTCGCGGCGGTAGAGTGGGTGAACGGCTTCACGGCTGGTGTACTGATCTGGGCTTCACCGTCCTTGCTCTGGATTTGCCTCTACTACGGTCTGTTATACGGTTTGCTATATGCCTTGAAGCGGCGGACAGAGTTTATGCCCGTTCCCCGGTTCATGGACGATGAGACCCGGCCGCTGGCCGAGCTGGAGCGGACGGGCAACAGCCGCGGTAAGGCCGGCAATAGCCCGGAGAATCCGGCGGCAGCTGCGGCTGGCAGAAGAACAGCATTAGGCTTCCAGGCATTCCCCCAGCCTGGTGCAACACGATGGAACGGCCTTGCAGCTATGCTGTGCGCCGCAGGCATAGCCCTTCTGCTCTATAAAGGCTACTACGCGGAAGACCTGAACGGTGAGGGAGCCATCAGCTACCTGGATGTGGGGCAGGGGGACAGCATCCTGATTACCACGCCGGGAGGTGCTCATATTCTGGTCGACGGCGGCGGGACGGTGAGCTTCGGGAACAGGGAGGCCTGGCGTATCCGCCGCAGCCCGTTCGAGGTCGGCGCGAAGACGCTGCTGCCGCTATTGAAGCAGCGGGGCATCCACCGGCTGGATGCGGTAATCCTGACGCATGGCGATCAGGATCATGCCGGCGGGCTGCAGGCGGTGCTGGAGGGCATGCCGGTGTCAGCGCTGCTGTTCAACGGGACGCTGGCGGATACAGCGCCGTACACCAAGCTGATGACTACGGCGCTTGCCGCAGATGTCCGGCTGTATCCGGTGCAGCAGGGCATGGTGCTGGCCGCGGATGAGGCCACGCAGCTGCATTTCCTCTGGCCGGAGCCGAATGCGGACGGGCAGCCCCTTCCGGATGAAGTGGAGGATCAGAACCACGAATCAGTAGTGTTCCGGCTGGAGATGAACGGCCGCAGCTTTCTTTTCACAGGAGACATGGATCAGGCGGCGGAGGAAGCGATACTGCAATCCGCACAGCAGGCCGGAATGCAGGCAGGCAAGCCCATCGACATCCTCAAGGTCGCCCACCACGGCAGCAAAACCGCCACCAGTGCGGACTGGCTCTCCTTCTGGAATCCCGGGGCCGCTGTAATCTCAGCCGGTGTGAATAACCTCTATGGGCATCCGAATGGTGATGTGCTGGAGCGCCTGCATAATAGCGGTACAGCGGTATACCGGACAGATCAGCAGGGGGAGACTCAGCTAAGGGTTCTGGCAGAGGAGATTAAGGTACGGTATAAGCTGAATCAGAGGCCAGCGGAATAG
- a CDS encoding sigma-54-dependent transcriptional regulator, with protein sequence MKIKAIVIAPYPGLSELTLSLQNELQEFEIVVEHGDLSRVLPLIGRIHTEGYDVIISRGGTAKLLQKHSYLPVVEIPISGFDILRILTLAKGYNAKCEMIGFPNIIEGFMSVSSLMEVDISYTVIHQEQEAGAALADAKARGIQVVIGDSITVKMAAESGLQGVLITSGKESLMEAFSRAGQLYKSSEKLKSKNEMYEAMLGKLQGGYAAVDQGGRLEFSNPSFKHLLKLPQTADTLYTMYPGLREMLRDAARGADFDGVTAVYEPEQGLYVQAQVLPGADERQLYMLVASEEKPEHSGLAASYLLAEAPYFSHQEEGGQKTDSLAYPAAVYGEKGSGRKRYVINASLSESRDGILYLNIRKSSEEVLKAVMELMLYGGGRITAIEGTEILSPKQQRELAEFIIKRKMKTVFLFDKDPEVLAAEERLAGKLLRSFQNRSTPLPALRDTAWLERSIRACLIWTNERQGKQIAGIRGDVMDVLLAQPWQGNFTELRTVMELFVSSAEGAFIEREALGMLEEGSRKARRGLAPVPGREGLNLYQPLENIEQDIIRTVLEQENMNQSLAAKRLGINRSTLWRKLKEN encoded by the coding sequence ATGAAAATTAAAGCCATCGTTATTGCTCCTTACCCGGGGTTATCTGAATTAACGCTAAGCTTGCAGAATGAGCTGCAGGAGTTTGAAATTGTAGTAGAGCATGGGGATTTGTCGAGGGTGCTGCCGCTGATCGGCCGCATTCACACGGAAGGCTACGATGTCATTATCAGCAGAGGCGGAACGGCGAAGCTGCTGCAGAAGCATTCCTATCTGCCGGTTGTGGAAATTCCCATTTCCGGATTCGATATCTTGCGGATTCTTACACTGGCCAAGGGATATAACGCTAAATGTGAAATGATCGGATTTCCCAATATCATTGAAGGATTTATGTCCGTTTCCAGCTTGATGGAGGTTGATATTTCATACACGGTTATTCATCAGGAGCAGGAGGCCGGCGCTGCCCTGGCAGATGCCAAGGCAAGAGGCATTCAGGTGGTCATTGGCGACAGCATCACAGTCAAAATGGCGGCAGAGAGCGGACTGCAGGGCGTGTTAATTACCTCCGGCAAAGAGTCTTTAATGGAAGCGTTCTCGCGGGCCGGGCAGCTCTATAAATCGTCCGAGAAGCTGAAGAGCAAGAATGAAATGTACGAGGCGATGCTGGGCAAGCTGCAGGGCGGATATGCTGCAGTGGACCAAGGCGGCAGACTGGAGTTCTCCAATCCTTCGTTCAAGCATCTGCTGAAGCTCCCTCAAACGGCAGATACGCTGTATACCATGTATCCGGGTCTGAGGGAGATGCTCAGGGATGCCGCCAGGGGGGCAGACTTCGACGGGGTGACCGCCGTATATGAGCCTGAGCAGGGTTTGTATGTGCAGGCGCAAGTGCTGCCCGGCGCAGATGAACGCCAGCTGTATATGCTGGTCGCATCGGAGGAAAAGCCGGAACACAGCGGTCTGGCGGCGAGTTACCTTCTGGCGGAAGCCCCTTACTTCTCCCACCAGGAAGAAGGCGGGCAGAAGACGGATTCTCTGGCTTATCCCGCAGCTGTATACGGCGAAAAAGGCAGCGGGCGCAAGCGTTACGTTATCAACGCCAGCCTCTCTGAATCCAGAGACGGCATTCTTTACCTCAATATCCGCAAATCGTCGGAAGAGGTGCTGAAGGCTGTCATGGAGCTGATGCTGTACGGCGGCGGGCGTATCACCGCCATAGAAGGGACGGAAATTCTCTCCCCCAAGCAGCAGAGAGAGCTCGCTGAGTTCATTATCAAGCGCAAGATGAAGACGGTATTTCTGTTTGATAAAGACCCGGAGGTGCTCGCTGCGGAGGAACGCCTGGCCGGCAAGCTGCTGCGCAGCTTTCAGAACCGGAGTACCCCGCTTCCGGCCCTTCGGGATACAGCCTGGCTGGAACGCAGCATCCGTGCCTGCCTCATCTGGACGAACGAGCGCCAGGGCAAGCAGATCGCCGGTATCCGGGGTGACGTGATGGATGTCCTTCTCGCACAGCCGTGGCAAGGTAATTTTACCGAACTGCGCACGGTGATGGAACTCTTTGTATCGTCGGCGGAGGGGGCATTTATCGAACGGGAAGCGCTTGGAATGCTGGAGGAAGGAAGCCGGAAGGCACGCAGAGGGCTGGCACCGGTGCCCGGCAGGGAAGGATTGAACCTGTATCAGCCGCTGGAGAACATCGAACAGGACATCATCCGGACCGTTCTGGAGCAGGAGAATATGAACCAGTCGCTGGCCGCCAAGCGGCTTGGCATCAACCGTTCGACGCTGTGGCGTAAATTGAAAGAAAACTGA
- a CDS encoding iron-containing alcohol dehydrogenase: protein MEQYFFQTARSIIAGSGSLERLVEHLQRLGTLKSVLLVSQPFLQSSGTLDQVTSLLKSGGIAAHWNTDVQPEPTIAQLEALYSAIAEVPCDAIIGIGGGSVLDVVKLLSVMKTNSLSVRDMLGTDLIPNPGIPTVLIPTTSGTGSEVTPNAIVTLPEEELKIGVVSRHLLPALVILDPLLTLGLPRDITASTGMDAYTHALESFISNKANRFSDMFALESIRSISASILQAYHHGDDTKAREDMLIGSMYGGMALTCAGTAAVHALAYPIGGKFHVPHGVANSMLLPHVMEFNFDVIVERLALVAGAMGLQSGAGKQRDAEQVIERIRLWTQEMSIPQDLALFGAARGDIPGLSLAASQVTRLMGNNPKAMTLEDIGAVYGKLFH from the coding sequence ATGGAACAGTATTTTTTTCAGACGGCCCGCAGCATTATCGCGGGCAGCGGCTCCCTGGAGCGGCTTGTAGAGCATCTGCAGAGGCTGGGAACTTTGAAATCGGTGCTGCTTGTATCCCAGCCTTTTCTTCAAAGCAGCGGCACGCTGGACCAGGTTACAAGTCTCTTGAAGAGCGGCGGGATCGCCGCACACTGGAATACCGATGTTCAGCCTGAACCGACCATTGCCCAATTGGAAGCGCTCTACAGCGCAATAGCCGAAGTTCCCTGCGATGCCATTATCGGCATCGGCGGAGGCAGTGTGCTGGATGTGGTCAAGCTGCTGTCTGTCATGAAGACCAACAGCCTCTCTGTCCGGGATATGCTGGGGACGGATCTGATTCCGAATCCGGGCATCCCGACGGTCCTGATCCCTACCACCTCAGGCACAGGCTCGGAAGTGACGCCGAACGCCATTGTGACTTTGCCGGAGGAAGAGCTGAAGATCGGCGTTGTCAGCCGCCACCTGCTGCCTGCGCTGGTCATTCTGGACCCGCTGCTGACGCTTGGCCTGCCCCGTGATATTACAGCCTCGACGGGGATGGATGCCTATACCCATGCGCTGGAATCGTTTATTTCCAACAAGGCCAACCGGTTCAGCGACATGTTCGCGCTGGAATCCATCCGCAGCATATCTGCAAGCATCCTGCAGGCCTATCACCATGGAGATGATACAAAGGCGCGGGAGGATATGCTGATCGGTTCCATGTACGGCGGAATGGCCTTGACCTGCGCCGGAACGGCGGCTGTGCATGCCTTAGCTTATCCGATCGGCGGGAAATTTCATGTACCGCACGGTGTTGCCAATTCCATGCTTTTGCCGCATGTGATGGAATTTAATTTCGATGTCATCGTGGAACGGCTGGCTCTCGTTGCCGGAGCGATGGGACTTCAGAGCGGAGCGGGAAAACAGCGGGATGCGGAGCAAGTGATTGAGCGGATCCGGCTGTGGACGCAGGAGATGAGCATTCCCCAGGACCTGGCGCTCTTCGGGGCTGCGCGCGGGGATATTCCCGGGCTGTCGCTTGCGGCTTCTCAGGTTACCCGGCTGATGGGCAACAATCCGAAGGCGATGACGCTGGAGGATATCGGGGCGGTCTACGGCAAGCTGTTTCACTAG
- the leuS gene encoding leucine--tRNA ligase has product MSDNTFTQAHTGYRAQTIEPKWQKFWDENKTFKTSEEAGKPKFYALDMFPYPSGAGLHVGHPEGYTATDIVSRFKRMRGYNVLHPMGWDAFGLPAEQYAMDTGQHPRDITFKNIDNFRRQIKSLGFSYDWDREISTTDPGYYKWTQWIFIQLYNRGLAYVAEVSVNWCEALGTVLANEEVIDGKSERGGHPVVRRPMRQWILRITEYADRLLEDLDELDWEESIKDMQRNWIGKSTGAEVTFAIEGHEATLEVFTTRPDTLFGASYCVVAPEHKLVDVITTEEQKAAVADYRDKASRKSDLERTDLAKEKSGVFTGAYAVNPVNGAQVPIWIADYVLAGYGTGAIMAVPGHDTRDWEFAKQFGLNIIEVVQGGNVEEEAYSGDGPHVNSEFLNGLSNTEAIAKMIAWLEEKGSGKGKVTYRLRDWLFSRQRYWGEPIPILHLEDGTMKTVPVDQLPLVLPDVDAIKPSGTGESPLANVTEWVETIDPETGMKARRETNTMPQWAGSCWYYLRYIDPHNDQELCSPEKQKEWLPVDLYIGGAEHAVLHLLYARFWHKVLYDIGVVDTKEPFHKLVNQGMILGNNNEKMSKSRGNVINPDEIVEAYGADTLRVYEMFMGPLEATKPWNEKGVEGIHRFLSRVWRLFVNEDGSLSAKITADGGTDEFKRTWHKTLKKVTEDFESLRFNTAISQLMIFINDAYKQESLSTEAAEQFVQMLSPLAPHIAEELWQLLGHEGSISYVAWPAYDEAWTVDAEVEIVVQVNGKIVQRALIPLDMAQQEMQDHALALPNVQAAVEGKTVRKIIAVPGKLVNIVVG; this is encoded by the coding sequence ATGAGCGATAACACATTTACCCAAGCCCACACCGGCTACCGTGCCCAGACCATCGAGCCGAAATGGCAGAAATTCTGGGACGAGAACAAGACATTCAAGACAAGTGAAGAAGCAGGCAAGCCGAAGTTCTACGCCCTGGATATGTTCCCGTATCCTTCCGGCGCAGGGCTGCACGTAGGCCATCCTGAAGGCTATACAGCTACTGACATCGTCTCCCGTTTCAAACGGATGCGCGGCTACAACGTGCTGCACCCGATGGGCTGGGACGCTTTCGGTCTTCCGGCAGAGCAATATGCGATGGATACGGGACAGCATCCGCGTGATATTACCTTCAAGAACATTGATAATTTCCGCCGCCAGATTAAGTCGCTGGGCTTCTCCTACGACTGGGACCGCGAGATCAGCACAACCGATCCGGGATATTACAAATGGACACAGTGGATTTTCATCCAGCTGTACAACCGTGGTCTGGCTTACGTGGCTGAGGTTTCCGTCAACTGGTGTGAAGCGCTGGGTACCGTCCTGGCGAATGAAGAAGTGATCGACGGCAAAAGCGAGCGCGGCGGCCATCCCGTGGTCCGCAGACCGATGCGCCAGTGGATTCTGAGAATTACCGAATACGCAGACCGTCTGCTCGAGGATCTGGATGAGCTGGACTGGGAAGAGAGCATCAAGGATATGCAGCGCAACTGGATCGGCAAATCGACCGGCGCTGAGGTGACTTTTGCCATTGAAGGGCATGAGGCTACGCTTGAAGTGTTCACCACCCGTCCGGACACCCTGTTCGGAGCAAGCTATTGCGTCGTGGCGCCGGAGCATAAGCTGGTTGATGTGATTACAACAGAAGAGCAGAAGGCTGCCGTTGCGGACTACCGCGACAAGGCTTCGCGCAAGAGTGATCTGGAGCGTACCGATCTGGCCAAAGAGAAAAGCGGTGTCTTCACCGGCGCTTATGCGGTCAATCCGGTGAACGGCGCACAGGTGCCGATCTGGATTGCCGACTACGTGCTGGCCGGCTACGGAACCGGAGCGATTATGGCTGTTCCGGGCCATGATACCCGTGACTGGGAGTTCGCCAAGCAGTTCGGCTTGAATATTATTGAAGTAGTACAAGGCGGCAACGTCGAAGAAGAGGCTTATTCCGGCGACGGCCCGCACGTAAATTCTGAATTCCTGAACGGCCTGTCGAATACTGAAGCTATCGCCAAAATGATTGCCTGGCTGGAAGAGAAGGGCAGCGGCAAGGGCAAAGTAACCTACCGCCTCCGCGACTGGCTGTTCAGCCGCCAGCGTTACTGGGGTGAGCCGATTCCGATTCTGCATCTGGAAGACGGCACAATGAAGACTGTTCCTGTGGACCAGCTGCCGCTGGTACTGCCGGATGTGGATGCCATTAAGCCTTCAGGCACCGGTGAATCTCCGCTGGCGAATGTAACCGAGTGGGTTGAAACGATCGATCCGGAGACCGGCATGAAAGCCCGCCGCGAGACCAACACCATGCCGCAATGGGCCGGCAGCTGCTGGTACTACCTGCGTTATATCGATCCGCATAATGATCAGGAGCTGTGTTCACCGGAGAAGCAGAAGGAATGGCTGCCGGTTGACCTGTACATCGGCGGAGCCGAGCATGCGGTGCTCCACCTGCTGTACGCCCGCTTCTGGCACAAGGTTCTGTATGATATCGGCGTAGTCGATACCAAGGAACCGTTCCACAAGCTGGTGAACCAGGGGATGATCCTGGGGAACAACAATGAGAAGATGAGTAAATCGCGCGGCAACGTCATCAACCCGGATGAGATCGTGGAAGCTTATGGCGCAGATACACTGCGCGTCTACGAAATGTTCATGGGGCCGCTGGAAGCAACTAAGCCTTGGAACGAAAAAGGCGTGGAAGGCATCCACCGCTTCCTCTCCCGCGTATGGCGCCTGTTCGTGAATGAAGACGGCAGCCTGAGCGCGAAGATCACAGCGGACGGCGGAACCGATGAATTCAAACGCACCTGGCATAAGACGCTGAAGAAGGTAACCGAAGATTTCGAGTCGCTGCGCTTCAATACGGCGATCAGCCAGCTGATGATTTTCATCAACGATGCCTACAAGCAGGAGAGCCTGTCCACGGAAGCGGCAGAACAGTTCGTACAGATGCTGTCACCGCTGGCACCGCATATTGCCGAAGAGCTGTGGCAGCTGCTGGGCCACGAAGGAAGCATCAGCTATGTCGCCTGGCCGGCTTATGATGAAGCCTGGACCGTAGACGCGGAAGTGGAAATTGTCGTGCAGGTTAACGGTAAAATCGTTCAGCGCGCACTGATTCCGCTGGATATGGCTCAGCAGGAAATGCAGGACCACGCACTGGCCCTGCCGAATGTGCAAGCGGCTGTCGAAGGCAAAACCGTACGCAAGATCATTGCCGTTCCCGGCAAGCTGGTAAACATAGTAGTGGGTTAA